TATTTTGACAGCCGCGAAATATTCTGGTAATGATTACCGGCGAGATGAAGAACAGGGTCGATTCCCTCTGGACGATGTTCTGGACCGGAGGCCTTACCAACCCCCTTGATGTCATCGAGCAGATTACGTACCTGATCTTCATCAGGGATCTGGATCTCAATGACAGCCGCCGGAAGCATCTCCGAGATAT
The sequence above is a segment of the Methanoplanus limicola DSM 2279 genome. Coding sequences within it:
- a CDS encoding type I restriction-modification system subunit M N-terminal domain-containing protein, translating into MITGEMKNRVDSLWTMFWTGGLTNPLDVIEQITYLIFIRDLDLNDSRRKHLRDI